ACAAAGTGGTGGTTAACTCCTTAACAAAGAGGTCTTTCTGGGTTCAAATcccttaaagattttttttttttttttattggctcgaactcttgacctcttatatatgagaccaaagccttaccaccccaccaaatcCCTTAAAGTTTAAAATTTTAACAAGTAAAAATGTGAGTCTAGTGGACAGTGGTAGACCCAAATTTATCAAATATAttctgaaaaggaaaaaataaaaataaagcgAGATAATCTCCCTGCtaaaaaaatacaacaaaaaGTTCCACCAATACTTTCTATTTCTAGACATAGCTGGTGGCCCCATTAAGTATCAAACGTCTAATTTCACATAAAGAATGTATGTAAAAGcatataaatattgttaaaataTTAACAATAACCAgaccaaataaaaaataatgtgTAAAATGGACGAGCAAGACAGCACAAGGGGAAGACCACATACAAACAAGCAATATTATTCCATGCCTCCCCATTTTCAGGATCGAGCTGAACAGCCCGAGTGAAGCCATCTAGTGCCTTCTCAATATCCCCATCCTGTAATATTGCGTAGCCAGTCAGcaaaaagttcaaaacttgCAAGATAAGACAAATGTAAAGAGGCGCATGATGCAATATCCCTCTACCATTGCGATACATGATAgcatatacacatatataataaaaaataataataataactgaaCCTAATAATATAACATTTGATGGATCAGATAAGTTACATTTAATGCAGCAGCCCCTAGGGCAAACCAGCCATCAGGATACAGAGAATTCAAGGCCATTGCAGACTGCCTGAATATGACATACAGAATATCATCGTCCATCAATATCGTTAATGAGTTATAAAGtttcatttttaaaagaaaaaagaaaacgagAACAAGACTTTTAAAACAAGAGTTGTGAAAATTCCTATCTAGGAAGTACGGAGGATGAGGAAGGCTTCAAAGATAAAATACCACAGAAGTTTAGATGTTCTATATTCCCCCCTGTTGTATGCACTGCGTGCAAGAGACCGCTATCACGTAGAACAGGCAATATTAAGAAAACTATATAGAAGTGAAGTGAGAAAGATTCAGGAGGAAATAGTAGGATGGGATCACCTTAGCCCGAGCCGACTTATCGTTTGAAACTTCTAGGGCTTTTTTAAAGCAGGCATCATCATTAGTAACGTCACCCAATGAACACCTACAAAACTTTTTCAAGTAAGCAATATGGTTTGCTCTAAATTCTTTCATGCACATATTATAGATTTGTAGGTGAATGAGCCTAGAAAAGAGATTTATACGCAGTGATGCGTCAATAGACACAAGAATGGTGGATGTAAATAAAATAGCAACCCATACTAAATTAGAggttaaagaaaatcaaaaatttttCAAGCACAAATAATTCTTTTGCGTAAAAAAGTTGAAAGGAAGCCCAATACCTACCATAACCTGGGGTCATTAGGTGTTTCAGAAAGCCATGTCTTGATCAGTTCAACAGCTGCTGCTTTTTTCTCCAATAGGCTGTTTTTAATATGATATCTCACATGACTCAATCTAAAAGGGAagcatgaaaataaaaaaaataatacataAAAGAGAAATTGAGCTTTCAACATGTTGCTTCATACCTATAGCAGAATATCAGATTATCCCATAATTCCAAGTCCTCAAAAATTTTGATTGCCTCTCCTATCAGACCACAGCGGACACAAAGTTCATCGTATTCCCTAAAATGGAATGAGAAAAAATAACAACAAGCACTGTCAAtaagaaacaacaaaagaataaaaaaaacacttgtaGAGCAAAACAAACCCACTATAAAAATCAAAAGTCAACAAAAGATGAAGATGTACTTCCGCAAGGCTGAAACTGTAGGGATATAAATCCCACAGCAGAAAGGAATCCTGTCTGCCACTCCTGGAGAGGGCTCCTTGATACCCTGAACCTGAAATTACGGTTTATTCTGCGTTTCTACTATAAAATAAACTTCCAACAACTAACTGAGAATTTTGAACCACTAGAGCTGGAACAATATCACCCCAAGCACTGATAGTTCAAAGTCATATGCATTAAGAGAAGCAGATATCAGAAGATTGTTCGATCCATCAAACAACTTAAAAGTACATTTCTTTAAATAGTACTTAATTTCTGTGTGTTTTATGTATATGAATACAGTGCTTAGCTAACTGCACAGCTGGTGATTATGATTTAGCATATATAAGCCATACTAAAAATAATGTAAATCAAGTAGGTGAGTCTGAATAATTCAGGAAATATAGATTCAAGTTTGCCTGACATTTGCCAATAAGAAAGAGCTTTTAAGTACTTAAGAGAGCTTGCCTCAAACCCTGTGTTGTTGCCTTCTAACATTTCTAAGCTACTAATTAAAATGGGATTCTTAGACTTAAATAATTCACCCAAGCTGGATGTATTTAGAAAACAAGAAAGATGAGCACTGAATGAAAAGCAGAAAATATCCATGATACAGCTTCATATCTTCAATAAAGATGCCAGATCATACCAATGTTTCCATCATCATCAATGCACGTTCCTTTGTGTGACTACGTGTCGACTCCCACCGAATACGTAGGACATCACAGCATCGTCGTATCtgatgaagagaaaaaaattatgtgaattaaaattga
This portion of the Rosa chinensis cultivar Old Blush chromosome 1, RchiOBHm-V2, whole genome shotgun sequence genome encodes:
- the LOC112199418 gene encoding tetratricopeptide repeat protein 27 homolog isoform X1, which codes for MVLLSNTTSSKSGALCSSESPGPHRYDSIGRNDISKHPSESHEASDILLTSRLVENESDSGVISDGIQVGGTAADPLSAIHQAVILAKCLLIEKSTRHDDMQRWEMAPHIEAIDSQLSSYFIIRRCCDVLRIRWESTRSHTKERALMMMETLVQGIKEPSPGVADRIPFCCGIYIPTVSALRKEYDELCVRCGLIGEAIKIFEDLELWDNLIFCYRLSHVRYHIKNSLLEKKAAAVELIKTWLSETPNDPRLWCSLGDVTNDDACFKKALEVSNDKSARAKRSLARSAYNRGEYRTSKLLWQSAMALNSLYPDGWFALGAAALNDGDIEKALDGFTRAVQLDPENGEAWNNIACLHMIKGKSKEAFIAFRTLYILQKFQINMKKS
- the LOC112199418 gene encoding tetratricopeptide repeat protein 27 homolog isoform X2; translated protein: MMEHIYARVDSCRLHFESAEAALVLSFQLQGFLASVLYIRLVENESDSGVISDGIQVGGTAADPLSAIHQAVILAKCLLIEKSTRHDDMQRWEMAPHIEAIDSQLSSYFIIRRCCDVLRIRWESTRSHTKERALMMMETLVQGIKEPSPGVADRIPFCCGIYIPTVSALRKEYDELCVRCGLIGEAIKIFEDLELWDNLIFCYRLSHVRYHIKNSLLEKKAAAVELIKTWLSETPNDPRLWCSLGDVTNDDACFKKALEVSNDKSARAKRSLARSAYNRGEYRTSKLLWQSAMALNSLYPDGWFALGAAALNDGDIEKALDGFTRAVQLDPENGEAWNNIACLHMIKGKSKEAFIAFRTLYILQKFQINMKKS